From Gimesia panareensis, the proteins below share one genomic window:
- a CDS encoding plasma-membrane proton-efflux P-type ATPase, producing MSLHHKSDRKSKTADSIAQDLGSLPLQELNEKLETTAEGLSATEASQRLTHYGPNELKDESINPVLKFLTYFWGPIPWMIEIAAILSAAVRHWDDFAIIMTLLIFNAIVGFWEEFQADNAIAALKESLALNARVKRDRKWVSVPARELVPGDVIRIRLGDIVPADACLMEGDPVEVDQSALTGESLPVTRNTEETVYSGSIIKQGEIDALVYGTGVNTYFGRTARLVGTTETTSHFQKAVLKIGDFLIVIAITLVALILLVALFRGDSFTTTLQFALVLTVAAIPVAIPVAMPTVLSVTMAVGARILARGQTIVSRLASIEELAGMDVLCSDKTGTLTQNKLTLGDPFLMEGISQDQLLLAAALASRAEDQDSIDQAVLAGCQHLEQLDDYQVAHFQPFDPVHKRTEALIHRPDHSDWKVSKGAPQTILALVSNPEQIRDQVEAAIDQFAARGFRSLGVAETGADHEWRFLGVLPLYDPPREDSRSTLETAQQMGCAVKMVTGDQLAIGREIASQLDIGSNIIDAKIFEEASYTDSARMDQLIEDADGFAQVYPEHKYHIVDVLQKHGHIVGMTGDGVNDAPALKKADCGIAVSGATDAARAAADIVLLSPGLSVVIDAIQEARKIFQRMNSYAIYRIAETIRVLLFMTLSILVFDFYPVTAVMIVLLALLNDGAILSIAYDNVRYSDQPEQWNMRQVLGIASMLGLAGVVASFGLFYLGERVYHLDYPTIQSLIYLKLSVAGQLTIFATRTRGPFWSIVPSKILIGAVICSQSIATLVSVYGILMAPIGWERAGLVWIYAIAWFLVNDRLKLMAYRIFDHHQLRRSV from the coding sequence ATGAGCCTGCATCACAAATCGGATCGGAAAAGCAAAACAGCAGATTCTATTGCTCAGGATCTGGGCTCCCTGCCGCTGCAGGAATTGAATGAAAAACTGGAAACTACAGCAGAGGGTCTGAGTGCTACGGAGGCCAGTCAGCGGCTGACGCACTACGGTCCGAATGAACTCAAAGACGAGAGCATCAATCCGGTCCTGAAGTTTTTGACCTACTTCTGGGGACCGATTCCCTGGATGATCGAAATCGCGGCGATCCTGTCGGCTGCAGTTCGTCACTGGGACGATTTCGCGATTATTATGACCCTGCTGATATTCAATGCAATTGTCGGCTTCTGGGAAGAATTTCAGGCTGATAATGCCATTGCCGCTTTAAAAGAGAGCCTGGCACTCAATGCGCGCGTGAAGCGCGACCGTAAGTGGGTTTCCGTACCAGCCCGGGAGCTGGTACCAGGAGACGTGATTCGCATCCGGCTGGGTGACATTGTGCCCGCGGATGCCTGCCTGATGGAGGGAGATCCGGTCGAAGTCGATCAGTCAGCACTGACCGGCGAGTCGCTGCCGGTCACGCGTAACACGGAAGAGACAGTGTATTCCGGCTCGATCATCAAACAGGGAGAAATCGATGCGCTGGTCTACGGTACGGGAGTGAATACCTATTTCGGCCGGACTGCACGACTGGTGGGCACGACAGAAACCACGAGTCACTTTCAGAAAGCCGTTCTCAAAATCGGTGATTTTCTGATTGTGATTGCGATTACCCTGGTGGCTTTGATTCTGCTGGTGGCACTGTTCCGCGGTGATTCGTTTACGACGACACTGCAGTTCGCGCTGGTGTTGACCGTGGCTGCGATCCCGGTGGCGATCCCGGTGGCGATGCCGACGGTGCTGTCTGTCACGATGGCTGTGGGGGCACGCATCCTGGCGCGAGGGCAGACGATTGTCAGCCGGCTGGCTTCGATTGAAGAGCTGGCAGGCATGGATGTGCTCTGCTCTGACAAAACCGGCACCTTGACGCAGAACAAACTGACTCTCGGCGATCCCTTTTTGATGGAGGGGATCTCGCAAGACCAACTGTTACTGGCGGCCGCCCTGGCCTCTCGCGCGGAGGACCAGGATTCGATCGACCAGGCTGTTTTAGCGGGCTGCCAGCATCTGGAACAATTGGATGACTACCAGGTCGCTCACTTCCAGCCATTCGACCCGGTACACAAACGGACGGAAGCGTTGATCCATCGTCCTGACCACAGCGACTGGAAAGTCTCCAAAGGGGCCCCGCAGACCATTCTGGCGCTGGTCTCTAATCCGGAGCAGATCCGTGATCAGGTCGAAGCCGCCATTGATCAGTTTGCGGCCCGGGGTTTTCGGTCACTGGGGGTCGCGGAGACCGGTGCCGATCATGAATGGCGTTTTCTGGGTGTGTTACCCCTATATGACCCACCGCGGGAGGACTCGCGGTCGACACTCGAAACAGCGCAGCAGATGGGATGTGCGGTCAAAATGGTCACTGGAGATCAGCTGGCCATCGGACGCGAAATTGCCAGCCAGCTCGATATCGGCAGTAATATTATCGATGCCAAGATCTTCGAAGAAGCCAGCTATACTGATTCAGCGCGAATGGATCAGTTAATCGAAGACGCAGACGGGTTTGCCCAGGTTTATCCAGAGCACAAGTACCATATTGTCGATGTGCTGCAAAAACATGGTCATATTGTGGGTATGACGGGCGACGGTGTGAATGATGCACCGGCATTAAAAAAGGCGGACTGCGGGATTGCCGTCTCCGGCGCGACAGATGCAGCGCGGGCCGCTGCGGACATCGTACTGCTGTCCCCCGGATTGTCGGTGGTGATTGATGCCATTCAGGAAGCGCGGAAAATCTTTCAACGGATGAACAGTTATGCGATCTACCGGATTGCCGAGACGATCCGCGTCCTGCTGTTCATGACGTTGTCAATTCTGGTGTTTGATTTTTATCCGGTGACTGCCGTGATGATTGTGCTACTGGCACTGCTCAACGACGGAGCCATCCTGTCCATTGCCTATGATAACGTGCGTTACTCGGATCAGCCGGAACAGTGGAATATGCGGCAGGTGCTGGGAATAGCCAGCATGCTGGGGCTGGCAGGAGTGGTCGCTTCCTTTGGGCTGTTCTACCTGGGGGAACGGGTTTACCATCTTGATTATCCCACGATCCAGTCCCTGATCTATCTGAAACTGTCGGTGGCAGGTCAGTTGACGATCTTTGCCACTCGTACCCGTGGGCCATTCTGGTCGATTGTCCCTTCGAAGATTCTGATCGGTGCTGTTATCTGCTCCCAAAGTATCGCGACACTGGTTTCCGTTTATGGAATTCTGATGGCTCCGATCGGCTGGGAACGGGCGGGACTGGTCTGGATCTATGCGATTGCCTGGTTCCTCGTCAATGATCGGTTGAAACTGATGGCCTATCGCATCTTCGACCATCATCAACTGCGGCGCAGCGTTTGA
- a CDS encoding glutaredoxin domain-containing protein, producing MRNEFSITNVRSNQLLALMVPCLLFVASLSSNAFAESNLRQANEGRCAVLELFIRNDCENCPEVEKRVRKFAEQNGKIKLYVHNLDESKKYEERYQQILKYFQLKEATLPAAYGCNSILRNLKPDDSTERRLESLITVTAYVRSGCSKCAAAKVYLKGLKQRYPGFKFKEQDLVYSDEAREKVQELSQRYGKQAVSVPVIHICNQLMIGWTGEASTGEKLESTLKYWTTDCPQEEKEKAKDKESSSAPAILPEKFRVTTAAVPDAKTVDWQMIAFRADPDKAEAEEDDPLPPVPGNDPLPPIPGGSASAPPVPGEQPPPPVVDGAPPLPAPAQSKDTIEVPLLGELSQSRLGMPAFTFLIGLVDGFNPCAMWVLLFLLSLLVNLKSRKKILAVAGTFVVISGLAYFAFMAAWLNVFLLIGYLRWVQLLLGVFATLVGLIHIKDFFAFKKGVSLSIPEWAKPGLYARMRRVVNAENLTGAIIGASILAVLVNIIELLCTAGLPALYTEILMMQNYPAWETYAYLSLYIVAYMLDDSIMVAIVVVTLGKHKLQETQGRYLKLFSGVVILLLGLILIIKPSLLL from the coding sequence ATGAGAAATGAGTTTTCAATCACCAATGTCAGGTCGAACCAGCTACTGGCGCTGATGGTTCCCTGTCTCCTGTTTGTCGCCTCTCTTTCTTCAAATGCTTTCGCAGAGAGCAATCTTCGTCAAGCCAATGAAGGCCGCTGTGCTGTTCTTGAGCTGTTTATCCGCAACGATTGTGAGAACTGTCCCGAAGTCGAGAAACGGGTCAGAAAATTTGCGGAGCAGAACGGCAAAATCAAGCTGTATGTCCATAATCTGGATGAGTCGAAAAAATACGAAGAACGCTATCAGCAGATCCTGAAGTATTTCCAGCTAAAAGAAGCAACGCTGCCGGCGGCCTATGGCTGCAACTCGATCTTGAGAAATCTCAAGCCGGATGATTCGACGGAACGCAGGCTGGAGTCCTTAATCACTGTGACCGCTTATGTCCGTTCGGGATGTTCCAAGTGTGCGGCTGCGAAAGTCTATCTGAAGGGTCTCAAGCAGCGGTATCCGGGATTCAAATTCAAAGAACAGGATCTGGTCTACAGCGACGAGGCACGGGAGAAAGTTCAGGAACTCTCTCAACGCTACGGCAAACAGGCGGTGAGCGTACCCGTGATCCATATCTGCAATCAGTTGATGATTGGCTGGACGGGTGAAGCATCGACGGGCGAAAAGCTGGAATCGACGCTGAAATACTGGACGACTGACTGTCCCCAGGAGGAAAAAGAAAAAGCGAAAGACAAGGAAAGTTCATCTGCCCCCGCGATTCTTCCTGAGAAATTCCGGGTGACGACTGCCGCAGTTCCTGATGCGAAGACCGTCGACTGGCAGATGATCGCCTTCCGGGCCGATCCGGACAAAGCAGAAGCCGAGGAGGACGACCCCCTGCCCCCCGTTCCCGGCAATGATCCGCTGCCCCCCATTCCGGGAGGGAGTGCGAGTGCCCCGCCTGTTCCCGGGGAGCAGCCGCCCCCACCCGTGGTCGATGGAGCTCCTCCGTTGCCTGCACCAGCTCAGTCAAAGGATACGATCGAAGTTCCCCTGTTGGGGGAGTTGAGTCAAAGCCGGTTAGGAATGCCGGCTTTTACTTTTTTAATCGGCCTGGTCGACGGTTTTAATCCCTGCGCCATGTGGGTGCTGCTGTTTCTGCTGTCGCTGCTGGTGAATCTCAAGAGCCGAAAAAAGATCCTGGCGGTTGCGGGGACGTTCGTCGTGATCAGCGGCCTGGCCTATTTCGCGTTTATGGCGGCCTGGCTGAATGTCTTCCTGCTGATCGGTTATCTGCGGTGGGTGCAACTGCTGCTGGGCGTCTTTGCGACCCTGGTCGGTCTGATCCACATCAAGGATTTCTTCGCGTTCAAGAAAGGAGTCTCACTGTCGATTCCCGAATGGGCCAAGCCGGGCCTGTATGCACGGATGAGGCGGGTCGTGAATGCGGAGAACCTGACTGGCGCCATCATTGGCGCATCGATCCTGGCGGTGCTGGTGAATATCATCGAACTGCTCTGCACGGCAGGTCTCCCGGCGCTCTATACCGAGATACTGATGATGCAGAACTATCCCGCCTGGGAAACCTATGCTTACCTGAGCCTGTATATTGTCGCCTATATGCTGGATGACTCGATCATGGTGGCGATTGTGGTCGTGACGCTGGGCAAGCATAAGCTCCAGGAAACCCAGGGACGCTATCTCAAGCTGTTCAGCGGCGTGGTCATTCTGCTGCTGGGGCTGATATTGATCATCAAGCCTTCACTGCTGCTCTGA
- a CDS encoding 4-hydroxyproline epimerase: MSTTDVRVQVIDSHTAGEPTRVVLTGGPDLGTCSLSERRKRFRGTADDFRKMLIDEPRGNEAMVGALLCEPTDPECATGVIFFNNRGYLGMCGHGTIGVAVTLAYLKRIGPGSHKIETPVGIISVELHDAHSASIQNVPSYRLHAGITVDVPELGTVTGDVAWGGNWFFLTEAPLPLSPDRIPEITTAALRVRTALSEQGIFGTDGAEIDHVEFFAPAQSATANSRNFVLCPGGAYDRSPCGTGLSAKLACLAADGKLAPGERWVQESIIGSRFEGSYQGGTDGRILPRITGNAYIVSESQLIQQTGDPFGRGIPMGEFI; the protein is encoded by the coding sequence ATGAGCACGACTGATGTTCGAGTCCAGGTCATTGATTCGCATACCGCAGGCGAACCGACGCGGGTGGTACTGACGGGCGGGCCCGACCTCGGTACGTGCTCTTTGAGCGAGCGACGGAAACGGTTCCGGGGGACAGCGGATGACTTTCGGAAAATGTTGATCGATGAGCCGCGGGGAAACGAAGCCATGGTCGGAGCCCTCTTGTGTGAACCGACCGATCCAGAGTGTGCCACGGGAGTGATCTTTTTTAATAACCGTGGCTACCTGGGAATGTGCGGGCACGGGACGATCGGCGTGGCGGTGACACTGGCCTACCTGAAACGCATCGGACCGGGATCTCACAAAATCGAAACGCCGGTGGGCATCATCAGTGTCGAATTACACGATGCCCACAGTGCGTCGATCCAAAATGTCCCCAGTTATCGCCTGCACGCCGGGATCACAGTTGACGTGCCCGAACTGGGAACCGTCACCGGAGACGTGGCCTGGGGAGGCAACTGGTTCTTTCTGACCGAAGCGCCCCTGCCCCTGTCGCCGGATCGGATTCCAGAAATCACGACTGCCGCGCTGCGAGTGCGGACGGCGCTATCTGAACAGGGAATTTTTGGCACTGACGGCGCGGAAATCGATCATGTCGAGTTTTTTGCCCCTGCCCAATCGGCTACTGCGAACAGTCGGAATTTTGTGCTTTGTCCGGGCGGCGCCTATGATCGTTCGCCGTGCGGCACTGGTCTGAGTGCGAAGCTGGCCTGTCTGGCCGCGGATGGGAAGCTGGCACCAGGTGAGCGCTGGGTGCAGGAAAGTATCATCGGCAGCCGGTTTGAGGGATCGTATCAAGGGGGGACGGACGGGCGTATCCTTCCCCGGATTACAGGCAATGCTTATATTGTAAGTGAAAGCCAACTGATTCAGCAGACCGGGGATCCGTTTGGACGAGGGATCCCGATGGGAGAATTCATATGA
- a CDS encoding dihydrodipicolinate synthase family protein: MPALMTPCRSDGSPNYDALVSKAGELIDLGMRAVVYCGSMGDWPLLTDAQRQEGVRRLAEAGVPVVVGTGAQNTQSAASHAAHAQEVGAAGLMLIPRVLSRGTSPAAQRAHFSEILQAAPELPAVIYNSPYYGFETRADLFFELRSAHPNLVGFKEFGGAEALTYAAENITSGDPGLSLMVGVDTQVFHGFVRCGAVGAITGVGNALPKPVLRLIALCEQAAQGDVGARKLAQELDEALGVLSRFDEGPDLVLYYKSLMVLEGNPEYELHFNPSDQLSESQRCFLHDQWQLFKNWWNQWPGANA; this comes from the coding sequence ATGCCGGCCCTGATGACCCCCTGCCGGTCCGATGGAAGCCCGAACTACGATGCGCTGGTCAGTAAGGCCGGGGAACTGATCGACCTGGGCATGCGGGCTGTTGTGTACTGCGGTTCCATGGGAGACTGGCCTCTGTTAACCGATGCTCAGCGCCAGGAAGGAGTCAGGCGTCTGGCGGAAGCGGGCGTCCCGGTGGTCGTAGGAACGGGAGCCCAGAATACTCAGAGCGCAGCGTCCCATGCGGCACATGCCCAGGAAGTCGGTGCTGCCGGGCTGATGCTGATTCCGCGGGTCCTGTCGCGCGGTACCTCGCCTGCGGCACAACGTGCTCATTTTTCCGAGATCCTGCAGGCGGCTCCTGAATTGCCGGCGGTGATTTACAACAGCCCTTATTATGGTTTTGAAACCAGGGCAGATCTGTTTTTTGAGTTGCGGAGTGCGCATCCGAATCTGGTGGGGTTCAAAGAATTTGGCGGTGCGGAAGCGTTGACCTACGCCGCTGAGAATATCACCAGTGGGGATCCTGGTCTGTCCCTGATGGTGGGCGTCGATACGCAGGTGTTCCATGGTTTCGTTCGTTGTGGTGCGGTAGGGGCGATTACGGGCGTTGGCAATGCCTTGCCGAAGCCGGTGCTGCGACTGATCGCACTTTGTGAGCAGGCAGCGCAGGGAGATGTCGGAGCCCGCAAACTGGCGCAAGAACTGGATGAGGCACTGGGGGTGCTGTCGCGGTTTGATGAGGGCCCCGACCTGGTACTGTATTATAAGTCGTTGATGGTGCTGGAAGGGAATCCCGAATACGAGTTGCACTTCAACCCTTCTGATCAGTTGTCGGAGAGCCAGCGCTGCTTTCTGCATGACCAATGGCAGTTATTCAAAAACTGGTGGAATCAATGGCCGGGAGCAAACGCATGA
- a CDS encoding AraC family transcriptional regulator, giving the protein MIRAFLNQLDQPFTGEALFDHLPDIVYFIKDAQGAYLVVNSTLQQRCGLQHKSQLLGRTPCEVFRAPLGNRFQEQDQRVLATGKPLLSQLELHVYPSRAVGWCLTTKLPLTNQDGEIVGLVGVSQDLQLPDYETDEYQHVATAIQYAEEHLSEPPSIPELAAQARMSRYQFDRRIRRVFGLNASQWLLKLRIDQAQQQLHETDDPISAIAVDVGYADQSAFTRQFRRTTGMTPQDYRRTGKQKS; this is encoded by the coding sequence ATGATCCGCGCTTTCCTGAACCAGCTGGATCAGCCCTTTACAGGCGAGGCATTATTCGACCACTTGCCTGATATTGTCTATTTCATCAAAGACGCGCAGGGGGCCTACCTCGTCGTCAACAGCACGCTGCAGCAGCGATGTGGGTTACAACACAAGTCACAGCTGCTGGGTCGCACGCCCTGTGAAGTCTTTCGCGCCCCGTTGGGAAATCGGTTCCAGGAACAGGATCAACGCGTCTTAGCGACCGGAAAACCTCTGCTGTCACAGCTCGAGTTGCACGTCTACCCTTCACGGGCCGTCGGCTGGTGCCTGACGACGAAGCTGCCGCTGACCAATCAGGACGGAGAGATTGTGGGGCTGGTCGGTGTCTCGCAGGACCTGCAGTTGCCGGACTACGAGACCGATGAATATCAACATGTCGCCACAGCCATCCAATACGCGGAGGAACATCTCTCAGAGCCGCCTTCAATCCCGGAACTGGCGGCCCAGGCACGGATGTCACGCTACCAGTTCGATCGACGTATTCGTCGCGTGTTTGGTCTCAATGCCAGCCAGTGGCTCTTAAAACTGCGCATCGACCAGGCCCAGCAGCAACTGCATGAAACAGACGATCCGATCTCCGCCATCGCGGTAGATGTGGGTTACGCAGACCAGAGTGCCTTCACCCGCCAGTTTCGCCGTACAACAGGGATGACGCCGCAAGATTATCGCAGGACGGGGAAACAGAAAAGCTGA
- a CDS encoding DUF1501 domain-containing protein: MFRLNLGLNRRELLQVGSLSALGVNLLDTFRQPAQAAQPKKEVNCILLWLLGGPSHIDMYDMKPEAPSEIRGELTPISTRVPGMELCELMPNLAACADKFSLIRSMHSYSPTHGQGDFHLMSGNKLTPAINPPGFGAMLTWQQERRPRQTPPFVQVGKLDSPQYGDPGFGGYLGRTYDPFVVERDPNSSSFAVNEFSPPDSVSVERLSDRQQLLTALDQYQARKEKQLEFAKTHEQFRARALSMVTSQRAKNAFDIAQESDQVREQYGRNRVGQGLLLARRLVEAGVRFVTVKGYVRYGWDHHPEVFPRLRTEVPPYEQGYAALLNDLDQRGMLENTLVITAGEFGRTPRLNNDPRAPGRDHWNRCFSLTLGGGGIKTGIVLGASDKHAAEITDRPVSVPDYAATVYHALGLNPQAELRTLDDRPMLALPEGKVITELI; this comes from the coding sequence ATGTTCCGTTTGAATCTGGGTCTGAATCGGCGTGAATTACTGCAGGTGGGAAGTCTGTCTGCGCTGGGAGTGAATCTGCTGGATACCTTTCGGCAGCCGGCTCAAGCGGCTCAGCCCAAAAAGGAAGTGAATTGTATTCTGCTCTGGTTGCTCGGCGGTCCCAGTCATATCGACATGTATGACATGAAACCAGAGGCCCCCTCTGAAATTCGCGGAGAACTGACCCCCATCTCGACGCGTGTTCCCGGCATGGAGCTTTGTGAACTCATGCCAAATCTGGCGGCGTGTGCAGATAAATTCTCGCTGATTCGCTCGATGCATTCCTACTCGCCCACGCACGGGCAGGGTGACTTTCATCTGATGAGCGGCAACAAGCTGACCCCTGCCATCAATCCTCCCGGATTCGGGGCAATGCTTACCTGGCAGCAGGAACGCCGTCCCCGACAGACGCCCCCCTTCGTGCAGGTGGGAAAGCTGGACAGCCCGCAATATGGCGATCCCGGCTTTGGTGGTTACCTGGGGCGGACCTATGACCCCTTTGTCGTTGAACGCGATCCGAACAGCAGCAGCTTTGCCGTCAATGAATTCAGTCCCCCCGATTCGGTCAGCGTCGAACGTTTGAGTGATCGGCAGCAGTTGTTAACCGCCCTCGATCAATATCAGGCGCGAAAAGAAAAACAACTCGAATTCGCGAAGACTCATGAACAGTTCCGTGCCCGTGCGCTTTCGATGGTGACTTCACAACGGGCCAAAAATGCCTTTGACATTGCGCAGGAATCGGATCAGGTACGCGAGCAATACGGCCGCAACCGGGTCGGACAGGGGCTCCTGCTGGCCCGTCGTCTGGTGGAAGCTGGGGTACGGTTTGTGACCGTGAAAGGCTATGTCCGCTATGGCTGGGATCACCACCCGGAAGTCTTCCCCCGCCTCCGTACCGAAGTGCCTCCCTACGAACAGGGCTACGCGGCGCTGCTGAATGATCTGGATCAGCGGGGGATGCTGGAGAATACGCTTGTCATTACCGCCGGTGAATTTGGCCGGACACCGCGACTGAACAATGACCCGCGGGCTCCCGGACGCGATCACTGGAACCGCTGCTTCAGCCTTACCCTGGGTGGCGGTGGGATTAAAACGGGCATCGTGCTCGGTGCCAGTGATAAACATGCCGCGGAAATCACAGACCGACCAGTCTCAGTGCCCGACTATGCTGCCACCGTCTATCACGCGCTGGGCCTGAATCCACAGGCAGAGCTCCGCACGCTCGATGACCGTCCCATGCTGGCCCTCCCCGAAGGGAAAGTGATCACGGAACTGATCTAG
- a CDS encoding amidohydrolase family protein, giving the protein MSPSARDLTRRELLHCAATAGIAAMLGNQTSQATGTEDALPTIIDTNVSLFRWPFRRLPLDETSLLVQKLRSLGVVKAWAGSYEGLLHRDLSSVNQRLAAECQKYPELIPFGTINVSLSDWEDDFRYCIAVHKMPGVRVYPGYHGYALDDPRFLELMKLAATQKCLVQIAVSLEDTRTQSHLVRVPDLDLSPLPALIKQVPDAKVQLLNARPRTPLLKQLDELPGVYLDTARVDGTDGVPNLIEACPHGRVLFGSHAPFLIPEAPLVRVYESRKLDAPSLAALLSGNASRLMASCQESHSSAVRVRKPRSVPTTINAEKIHVGLPGQDQLKRYRIWDSYFTPSHSSPGRDGSSRLIADIERTLPAARTGQFEKLCYFAHVGLGTTSDPQLEQLLRSQPEVVLKPLQKWPKLLIGMMQLNANDVPASLAALDRWIKDGPMRGVYFASSGPGAMTCTHPNFNPLVERIGELNGVIMQHTWFKTGGKSGPGESTPAELAILAKRFPDQQFLCAHAGGEWEQGIRAVRDCGNILVETSGFDPTAGFIEMAVRELGAERVVFGSHLPSRSLGTELCKVTCAQITEPEKRLILGENYRRLLAAQDQKAD; this is encoded by the coding sequence TTGAGTCCGTCTGCACGCGACCTGACCCGACGCGAACTGCTGCACTGCGCCGCGACGGCCGGTATCGCAGCGATGCTGGGAAACCAGACGAGCCAGGCAACAGGTACCGAGGATGCGTTACCCACGATCATCGATACCAACGTCAGTCTGTTTCGCTGGCCCTTCCGTCGTCTGCCGCTGGATGAAACATCTTTGCTGGTGCAGAAGCTCCGCTCGCTGGGAGTCGTTAAGGCGTGGGCCGGGAGCTATGAAGGTCTGTTGCACCGGGATCTCTCTTCCGTTAACCAGCGGCTGGCAGCGGAGTGCCAGAAGTATCCCGAATTGATTCCCTTCGGCACGATCAATGTGTCACTGTCAGACTGGGAAGACGATTTCCGGTATTGCATTGCCGTCCACAAAATGCCGGGAGTCCGAGTTTATCCCGGATACCATGGCTACGCCCTGGACGATCCCCGTTTTCTGGAACTAATGAAACTCGCTGCTACTCAGAAGTGCCTGGTGCAGATTGCTGTCTCGCTGGAAGATACGCGGACACAGAGTCATCTGGTGCGCGTGCCTGATCTGGATTTGAGTCCGCTGCCTGCCTTGATAAAACAGGTTCCCGACGCCAAAGTGCAACTGCTCAACGCGCGTCCGCGGACTCCCTTGTTGAAACAACTGGATGAATTACCGGGAGTCTACTTAGATACGGCCCGCGTGGATGGGACCGACGGCGTGCCGAACCTGATAGAGGCCTGTCCCCATGGACGGGTGCTGTTCGGCAGTCATGCGCCGTTTCTGATTCCTGAAGCACCGCTGGTGCGCGTGTATGAGTCCCGCAAGCTCGACGCTCCGTCGCTGGCCGCGCTGCTGTCGGGTAATGCATCTCGTTTGATGGCCTCCTGTCAGGAATCGCATTCGTCTGCCGTCCGTGTGCGGAAACCCAGGTCTGTACCCACGACGATTAACGCCGAGAAGATTCATGTCGGGTTGCCCGGACAGGATCAGTTGAAGCGCTATCGAATCTGGGACTCGTACTTCACGCCCTCTCATTCCAGCCCCGGTCGGGACGGGAGCAGTAGACTGATCGCGGATATCGAACGTACTCTCCCCGCCGCCCGGACCGGTCAGTTTGAAAAGCTGTGTTACTTCGCCCATGTCGGCCTGGGAACCACCAGTGATCCCCAACTGGAACAACTGCTGCGTTCCCAGCCTGAGGTGGTGCTGAAACCGCTCCAGAAATGGCCGAAGCTGTTGATCGGGATGATGCAGCTGAATGCCAACGATGTGCCGGCCTCACTGGCAGCCCTGGATCGCTGGATCAAAGACGGCCCGATGCGGGGCGTCTATTTTGCGAGCAGTGGACCGGGCGCAATGACCTGCACGCACCCGAACTTCAACCCGCTCGTCGAACGGATTGGGGAGCTGAACGGGGTGATTATGCAACACACCTGGTTCAAAACCGGCGGTAAAAGTGGACCGGGAGAATCGACGCCCGCTGAACTGGCCATTCTGGCGAAACGATTTCCTGACCAGCAATTCCTGTGTGCCCACGCGGGCGGTGAATGGGAACAGGGCATCCGCGCGGTGCGGGACTGCGGGAATATTCTCGTGGAGACTTCGGGCTTCGATCCGACCGCCGGGTTTATCGAAATGGCAGTGCGGGAACTGGGGGCAGAACGCGTGGTCTTCGGGAGTCACCTGCCTTCGCGTTCGCTGGGAACCGAGCTGTGCAAAGTCACCTGTGCCCAGATTACCGAGCCGGAGAAACGACTGATTCTGGGTGAGAACTACCGCCGACTGCTGGCGGCCCAGGATCAAAAAGCGGACTAG